Part of the Mycobacteriales bacterium genome is shown below.
ACGCGATCATGCGGGAGATCGTCGCCACCATCCGGCGCGCGAGCTCCTCGTGACCGGGTTTCGCGGCGCGGCCGGGCGGGCATAAGCGCGCGGTACCTCTCCGGGGATAGCAAGGGGCCGCACCAGTGGACGTCCGCGCGCGCACGACGCTGCCCGCCGAGGTGACGGCCCCCGCCGAGGCACGCGCGTTCGCGCGCGAGGCCGTGGAGCGCGGCCGCGCCGCCGTCCACCTGGACGACGTGGCCCTCGTCGTCAGCGAGCTCGTCACCAACGCCGTCCTGCACGGCGTCGGCGACGTCGTGCTCGACGTGACGGTGGACGACCGGGCGGTCCG
Proteins encoded:
- a CDS encoding ATP-binding protein, whose amino-acid sequence is MDVRARTTLPAEVTAPAEARAFAREAVERGRAAVHLDDVALVVSELVTNAVLHGVGDVVLDVTVDDRAVRVEVADAAPTLAPPREAAPDGESGRGLLLVSRLARRWGVRPEGRGKVVWADLAG